Below is a genomic region from Carassius auratus strain Wakin chromosome 2, ASM336829v1, whole genome shotgun sequence.
ATTTTGGCTCATTTCCAGTTGGAGTGACTGCAGGCGTCTGAAAGTGATTGAATAACTTGTAGACTGACCTCAATATACTGTGATTGATATAGTCACTTTTAGAGTCCGAAAAAGCACATCAGGccactgacttgcattttattCATCACGAAGGACCACGGTTTGGCTAAAACTCTTCTTTACTTAGCCATTCCCAACACAGAAATGCACTAGATTAGGAAAACAAAAGAGTCTATCTATTGAAAGACAGGTACTAATATGGTGCTGTTTTCTCTCAGAGCAATTACCCAGGGACCCGTTTAGAGGCACAGATCCGTTTGCCTCTGATGCTCTCTTGGTTAACATGTCAGAAGAAACGCATTGTCAGGAAGACCTCATCAGTCTTCCAGAAACTGTACACGACCCTCTCCAGTCTGTCGTTAAAGACTACGGTACTTTTAACACTCCCATCAACAGGCCACAGTCCACTGGAAAGCCTGATAGTGGTGTGTCCATGTCCAGGAGTCTCAAATCTGGCAGCGATGTAGATTCTGAGTGTGGGACAAACGCCACACCAAACCAAAACGGTGACGCTGTGAAACCAGATCTATTAGCTGAAGCTGTTAGTCCTCAGTGTGATGAAGAGTGGGTCCATGAATCAGACTCGAGTCACAGTTCAATGCTGTTTAATTCCATTGATGCTGATTCCAATGTATTTGCTGAAGAGGAGGACGACAGGGTTGACGTTCAGACTGGATCCGGTTTAATTAAAAGAGCTAACTCTCTGTGTGGTCTACAGGGCATCATTGCAGGGTCTTATACTGAGTTTCCTCTAAGTCCAAGTGACCCTGATCCACTCCCAGGCCATTTCCAGAAGACCTTTGAACATCATATTATTAACACTTCTGAACAAAATGCTACAAATGCCAAAGAACTCGGAAATACTGAGAGTTTATCTCTAGAAAACAGTCCAGGTCCTCTGTGTGAACAGCTGCATGATATAAATAGTAATCCTTCAAGCTCTCCTTCCATTTCTCCTCCTCAACCTTCTGCTTCAGATAAATATGACTACAAATATGGAGATATGTTCTTCTTCACTGTGAGATTAGATCCTGGTAGCCCTGAACTACATAATCAAAGTCCGGCTTGTACTGAGCCCAAAGATGAGTCCCATGGCCAAATGCATTGGAAGGACGCCTCCTTGAGCCCTGATTTCAATGATGTAGATGAATTTGAATGTTCCAGTCCAAAGCCTGAAGATACAGAACAACACAACCCTATCACCAATGACCAGGACACTGGCAGTAATCCTCCTAAACACGAGGAGATATTAGTGCCTGATTGTGAAAAGGTGGTTTTAGATACCCCAAGTCTTACATTTGAGGATTCAAATGCTTGTCAAAATGTTCTTGATTCAGAGCGgaatgaccaatgcatggcaagTCCAGATGTAGCTGAACCTGTTCCTGATTCATCCATCCTGAACACCGAAAGCAACCCGCCTAATTCTACATCTCAAGAACTCTTTTGTCTGTTCAGTAACACACAGAGATCAGCTACTGACCAGTTTTATGCCAATAAAACCATCAAACCGTCATCCTCTGAATGCGTGGTCATGAGTAAACTTGAACTCCAGTATTTTGACCCGTTTAGTCCCATACCTGCTGAGCCAGTCAAAAGCGTGTCTGATTTAGAAGAAATGAACGCTGTTAACTCATTCTATCATGAAGCTCCAAGACTAGATTCTGGTTATCATGAAGTTGGTACTCCTACTCCTTTAAGTCCAGAACCTGTTGACAAAACCAAATGTAGCATTGATCTTCAAGACTCAGGTTTGGAAGCCAGAAAGCAGAGCAACTCTGAAATCCACGTCCCCGATCCTTTTAGCCCCGAATCAGTCGATACAGGGATATTTCACTCGGAAACAGAAAACTGTGAATCTGGTTATATGTTTACGACATGTCAACCCATAAATCCTCAACCACTTTACACAGATTTGAATCATCTGGAGGAGAAGCAGATATCCTGTGATCATCTCAGTGGATCCGAACTTGATGATTGTTACCCCTTTGGTTCTTGCCCATCTAATGAAGCGAGCTATGCTTATAGTAGTGAAGAAAAACTCATTGAACCGATCCGAGAAGTATCTGATGCTTCACGAGAATCCAAACCTAGCTCTATAGTGTCAAACGCTAGTGATTCCTCTCAAGTATTTCACTGTGGCTCGGTGTGGGGAACCTCTGAAACGAGCTTTCCAGACTCTGAAGTGCTCGACCCAATGAAAGACATTTTTGATTTTAATTCAATGGATGTTGGCTCATTTGTGTCCGATGTAAGCCAACAAGTTGAAGAGAATACACATGGTGCTGGAAAAGTACTGAAAAACACCGACCTGACTGAAGTTGACTATTTCTGTTCTGAGCTCAGTAAAATGGTATCTTCAAGTTCATCTGATTTTGTTCAACAGAGTGTTGCTGAGATGTTATTCGGCGCTGATCCAAACACCTCAAGCTTTTACCCCTGGGATTTTGAAAAGCCGCAACACAGTTGTTAGTTTTCACACCTATTGTGTTTTAATTGGTCTCATTAAATAACAGTAGCATTTTCATGAAGTTTCCATTGTTATATGGCTAAACGATTGTAAATGTCAAAGTTTCTAAACATCATGTGACTCACTTTTGTAGATGCATTTCTAATTGTTGTTTAGTTATGtagtgtttccataaatgtgtttatttatttatttttaaatgtcaattatAGCCAAATACTAACTGCTGATATGTagcataataaaaatgtaacatttaaacttCCTCTGCTGGATTAAGAAGTTATGTCCTTTCAACATGAATGCTAAGATTATTTTCACTAAATGCATTCAgaagaaatatttattacaatGCAGTGCATGTATCTTATATGTGTTTACAGATGAGTGATATTTATCaacaaaataagtaaatgaatagatgtggaacaaaacaaaacttcCAAGTTATGTATTTACTTATTACGTGGCTTAGATTTATCTTAGATCTAATATTTTAGTTacattatgttaatattttagatatatttctatttttatcaaGCAACTGCACCAAAAGATGATTTCCCCCAAAACACATGAAGAGACATCGCTGCATGATTGATATAAAAAATCTTACAGTATTACTAACCTCCAAACAGTTCATCAAACAAGGAGTTTCATCAAATGTTATGCTTAAGATAGAGGTCAGGGAACTGTTCTGTCAAATAAAGTCCAAGCCATAATTTGCAAAGACTTTACCATGAGTTTACTCTAATCTGAAATGGTCACCCTTAAATTCAGTTATACAgaaacaacattttatgaaaacaagTAAACATTATGCACTACAGTAGTATAAATGACATTACTGTGTGCATAAAAGCTAGGCAAGGCAGTTTCTGCACCACTGGTGTCATTTAGCAGAACTACAAAAACAAGGCATGTTTTCAAAGAAACTTTGCATACATGCCCATCACGTCTATCCCAAATCAAACATTACAAACAGCCCTCACTGGCCTATAAAGCGACGGCATGTCTCAACAGGTAAAAGAAGGCTACTTGCATTAAAAGCTCCAACATATTATGAATACTTTTAACTTGAAGTTTAGCTAGCCTTTCAAAGAGAAACTCAAACATTCCATTATACTTCTCTGCCTTGTAAAAACACTGCCATTGTTTACTTTTGTTTTACCCCGCTGTCTGTTTTGGAAAGTCTTTGCATTTTGGATTGCACTTCTGTAACGCAATCTGTTTTTCGACATCAGCTGAACACTATTTGGATCAGCCTGCTACAGTAGCATGGTTACGCAAGCAGATTTTCTAATGCCAACATGTGCTCAGCTCCAGTGCTTCCCTCCTCTGTCTGGTCATGTAGAAATCTTACCAGTAGGCCAACACACAATATGGTTGTCCCTCTCATGTGAGGTGTTGAAGTTTCTACTAAAACTGATGAGTTGAAACTGGGATCCATTCTTCGAACCTCGCTTAATACATCTGAGATTATTTGACAGATGCCAtatcttttaattgtgataattgaTCTCTGGCTAAATTGGTTCTTCAAACAAGTTAGTGGATTGTATTAAAATATCTGGATGAAGTTGTCTGTGATTACTGTGTGTTGACGTTCTTtggaaaccatgatcagcaaGGCAGTGATTGTCTGGCAGCTAGACATCATATAATTAAGATAAAGGAAACAGCCTAGTGAGCAAAAAGACAAACAACTTCTTTGTTTTGTTAATGTGTATCGTAACATTTCGTACAGgatttgtttatttcagtgtgATGAGTAaagtagcaattttttttttattttgaagcaGATTTGTtatacgtgacagcattaattaaAGTTTCTTAGGTACCATTTGTCCTAACACAATGAACAAAACTGTACTTTGTCATGTCATCAAATGCATATGGTGTATTTTCAGTTGGCCCTAAACTAATAACTGCTCGCTTAATAACACACACAAGATAGGAAACAGTTTTTCTAAGTGTTTACAGATTCATCACAATTATTTTAACTATAAAGGGGAAAATATACAAAGAGCAACGAAAGAGTGCAAAAAAAAGATTAGTTTTTAATGACAAAGTGGttatatttctcaaatcatcTCGACTTGACAAAattaaaatctatagatataaaacactttaaacatATCACAATGCTGTGTTTAACCTAAAAATGTGTGCTATTAGGCACATATACCATTGTTTGTGCAAAATATGAAGCTTTATCTCATGTTTAGGCAATTAAAACTGTGGTGTGCCTCAGGGTTCTGTTTTAGTACCTGCCCTTTTCTCTCTTGATCTATTCCCCTGGGGTCTATCTTTAGGAAACATGGTATTTCGTATTTCAGTTATGCCAATGATATG
It encodes:
- the LOC113039700 gene encoding uncharacterized protein LOC113039700 isoform X2, whose translation is MLRFILDCLRPARARAAAATRDTELEARVNTSEANEIKGLQDEVHVEQETLQTVKVLCRNTHETVEMLKERKTELREELEMIYDLQKQEREVLQSLQEEQQELEQTVQQYDVELRDAAEDLLKLQQVKHQLAELVAGLITAESSVAEMTEEAPGVVLSQDLERHVDVVESEKILSKLEREEVNDVEQENTVEELDKMQCSMENLSDSSDMEKEDFEIIQPSQVTNRQFDFFHPNPFTDGDVFGDDHFPKVDVTEQLPRDPFRGTDPFASDALLVNMSEETHCQEDLISLPETVHDPLQSVVKDYGTFNTPINRPQSTGKPDSGVSMSRSLKSGSDVDSECGTNATPNQNGDAVKPDLLAEAVSPQCDEEWVHESDSSHSSMLFNSIDADSNVFAEEEDDRVDVQTGSGLIKRANSLCGLQGIIAGSYTEFPLSPSDPDPLPGHFQKTFEHHIINTSEQNATNAKELGNTESLSLENSPGPLCEQLHDINSNPSSSPSISPPQPSASDKYDYKYGDMFFFTVRLDPGSPELHNQSPACTEPKDESHGQMHWKDASLSPDFNDVDEFECSSPKPEDTEQHNPITNDQDTGSNPPKHEEILVPDCEKVVLDTPSLTFEDSNACQNVLDSERNDQCMASPDVAEPVPDSSILNTESNPPNSTSQELFCLFSNTQRSATDQFYANKTIKPSSSECVVMSKLELQYFDPFSPIPAEPVKSVSDLEEMNAVNSFYHEAPRLDSGYHEVGTPTPLSPEPVDKTKCSIDLQDSGLEARKQSNSEIHVPDPFSPESVDTGIFHSETENCESGYMFTTCQPINPQPLYTDLNHLEEKQISCDHLSGSELDDCYPFGSCPSNEASYAYSSEEKLIEPIREVSDASRESKPSSIVSNASDSSQVFHCGSVWGTSETSFPDSEVLDPMKDIFDFNSMDVGSFVSDVSQQVEENTHGAGKVLKNTDLTEVDYFCSELSKMVSSSSSDFVQQSVAEMLFGADPNTSSFYPWDFEKPQHSC
- the LOC113039700 gene encoding uncharacterized protein LOC113039700 isoform X1, whose protein sequence is MPFNRHPSEIIITFHVGVIRALKDTELEARVNTSEANEIKGLQDEVHVEQETLQTVKVLCRNTHETVEMLKERKTELREELEMIYDLQKQEREVLQSLQEEQQELEQTVQQYDVELRDAAEDLLKLQQVKHQLAELVAGLITAESSVAEMTEEAPGVVLSQDLERHVDVVESEKILSKLEREEVNDVEQENTVEELDKMQCSMENLSDSSDMEKEDFEIIQPSQVTNRQFDFFHPNPFTDGDVFGDDHFPKVDVTEQLPRDPFRGTDPFASDALLVNMSEETHCQEDLISLPETVHDPLQSVVKDYGTFNTPINRPQSTGKPDSGVSMSRSLKSGSDVDSECGTNATPNQNGDAVKPDLLAEAVSPQCDEEWVHESDSSHSSMLFNSIDADSNVFAEEEDDRVDVQTGSGLIKRANSLCGLQGIIAGSYTEFPLSPSDPDPLPGHFQKTFEHHIINTSEQNATNAKELGNTESLSLENSPGPLCEQLHDINSNPSSSPSISPPQPSASDKYDYKYGDMFFFTVRLDPGSPELHNQSPACTEPKDESHGQMHWKDASLSPDFNDVDEFECSSPKPEDTEQHNPITNDQDTGSNPPKHEEILVPDCEKVVLDTPSLTFEDSNACQNVLDSERNDQCMASPDVAEPVPDSSILNTESNPPNSTSQELFCLFSNTQRSATDQFYANKTIKPSSSECVVMSKLELQYFDPFSPIPAEPVKSVSDLEEMNAVNSFYHEAPRLDSGYHEVGTPTPLSPEPVDKTKCSIDLQDSGLEARKQSNSEIHVPDPFSPESVDTGIFHSETENCESGYMFTTCQPINPQPLYTDLNHLEEKQISCDHLSGSELDDCYPFGSCPSNEASYAYSSEEKLIEPIREVSDASRESKPSSIVSNASDSSQVFHCGSVWGTSETSFPDSEVLDPMKDIFDFNSMDVGSFVSDVSQQVEENTHGAGKVLKNTDLTEVDYFCSELSKMVSSSSSDFVQQSVAEMLFGADPNTSSFYPWDFEKPQHSC